In Deinococcus maricopensis DSM 21211, one genomic interval encodes:
- a CDS encoding cysteine desulfurase family protein, with product MRELYLDYAATHPMTPDALSAYLHAAQEAGNAASVHRAGQRARERLEEGRAAFADAIGAHPLTVIANAGGTEGDNHVLQAVMAGGGHLITTLTEHSAVLAPARALQERGVDVTFLPPDRHGRVTPEQVQAAMRADTRLVSVHHANNEIGTVQDVAEIARVARAGGALMHTDAVQSLGVLPVNVVAWDVDFASFSAHKWGGPKGVGFLYVRRGLDLAPLTLGGGQEKGVRPGTHNVAGVYAAGLSAHVAAQAQADTYAHLTRVHDAFLAGLAAVPDLSFNHASDGSPKVVNVTAHGADGEALLMNLDMSGVYASAGSACSAGTMQASHVLMALGLSEADARASLRFSFGRATTEEDATYAAGVFARAVQFSRA from the coding sequence ATGCGCGAGCTCTACCTCGATTACGCCGCCACGCACCCCATGACGCCCGACGCGCTCAGTGCGTACCTGCACGCCGCCCAGGAAGCCGGGAACGCCGCCAGCGTTCACCGCGCCGGGCAGCGCGCCCGTGAGCGCCTCGAGGAGGGGCGCGCGGCATTCGCGGACGCCATCGGCGCGCACCCCCTCACGGTCATCGCGAACGCCGGCGGCACCGAAGGCGACAACCACGTGCTGCAGGCCGTCATGGCCGGCGGCGGGCACCTGATCACCACCCTCACGGAGCACTCCGCGGTGCTCGCGCCGGCGCGGGCACTGCAGGAGCGGGGCGTGGACGTCACGTTCCTGCCCCCGGACCGGCACGGCCGCGTCACGCCCGAGCAGGTGCAGGCGGCCATGCGCGCCGACACGCGCCTCGTGAGCGTCCACCACGCGAACAACGAGATCGGCACGGTGCAGGACGTCGCCGAGATCGCGCGGGTCGCGCGGGCGGGCGGCGCGCTCATGCACACCGACGCCGTGCAGAGCCTCGGGGTGCTGCCCGTGAACGTCGTCGCGTGGGACGTGGATTTCGCTTCGTTCAGCGCGCACAAATGGGGCGGCCCGAAGGGCGTGGGGTTCCTGTACGTACGGCGCGGCCTGGACCTCGCGCCGCTCACGCTCGGCGGCGGGCAGGAGAAGGGCGTGCGGCCCGGCACACACAACGTCGCGGGCGTGTACGCGGCGGGGCTCAGCGCGCACGTTGCCGCGCAGGCGCAGGCGGACACGTACGCGCACCTGACGCGCGTACACGACGCGTTCCTGGCGGGCCTCGCGGCCGTGCCGGACCTCAGCTTCAACCACGCGTCCGACGGCAGCCCGAAGGTCGTGAACGTGACCGCGCACGGCGCGGACGGCGAGGCGCTCCTGATGAACCTCGACATGAGCGGCGTGTACGCCAGCGCCGGGAGTGCGTGCAGCGCGGGCACCATGCAGGCCAGCCACGTGCTGATGGCGCTGGGGCTCAGCGAGGCGGACGCGCGTGCCAGCCTGCGCTTCAGTTTCGGGCGCGCCACCACCGAGGAGGACGCGACCTACGCGGCGGGCGTGTTCGCGCGCGCCGTGCAGTTCAGCCGCGCGTAA
- a CDS encoding GGDEF domain-containing protein, with the protein MKPEPVASDPLLAVPDPARDVRRRIFLWVMPVAVLACLSALLVQAPHFDPLDCWALPTLNVVLLGVYLALRRPTAPVDELIGVAYAAVATYFLLALNHQFEVFVPNHNALSESTFWFAVLYAAAYAAWAPRKAFTFAGITWGLALLIGVLNLFALHADGALTVRVLGIMAQFYLSGAVLIGIQYALAFARKRDREVHLMAYMDFLTGLPNRRYAEGHLAQHTRPGHAPLSVVMLDLDHFKRINDTYGHHVGDHVLRELAQVLSRHTGRARVLARWGGEEFLLILPDTVLADAHALAERMRQSVEAHVFDEVGVATISAGVAQAEADEAAHAVLRRADAALYRAKGQGRNRVMADTEPRGGTRVSLPVTGD; encoded by the coding sequence ATGAAGCCAGAACCCGTCGCCAGTGACCCGCTGCTGGCCGTGCCTGACCCGGCGCGGGACGTACGCCGACGCATTTTCCTGTGGGTCATGCCCGTCGCGGTACTCGCCTGCCTCAGCGCGCTGCTCGTGCAGGCCCCGCACTTCGACCCGCTCGACTGCTGGGCGCTTCCCACCCTGAACGTCGTCCTGCTCGGCGTATACCTCGCGCTGCGCCGCCCCACCGCCCCGGTCGACGAACTGATCGGCGTGGCGTACGCGGCCGTCGCCACGTACTTCCTGCTGGCACTCAACCACCAGTTCGAGGTGTTCGTCCCGAACCACAACGCCCTGAGCGAGTCGACGTTCTGGTTCGCGGTGCTGTACGCCGCCGCGTACGCCGCGTGGGCGCCGCGCAAGGCCTTCACGTTCGCCGGGATTACCTGGGGGCTCGCGCTGCTGATCGGCGTCCTGAACCTCTTCGCGCTGCACGCCGACGGCGCCCTCACAGTCCGCGTGCTGGGCATCATGGCGCAGTTCTACCTGTCGGGCGCCGTGCTAATCGGCATTCAGTACGCCCTCGCCTTCGCGCGCAAACGCGACCGCGAGGTGCACCTGATGGCCTACATGGACTTCCTGACCGGCCTGCCCAACCGCCGCTACGCGGAAGGGCACCTCGCGCAGCACACCCGGCCCGGCCACGCGCCGCTCAGCGTCGTGATGCTGGACCTCGACCACTTCAAACGCATCAACGACACGTACGGGCACCACGTCGGCGACCACGTGCTGCGCGAACTCGCACAGGTCCTGAGCCGCCACACGGGGCGCGCGCGCGTCCTGGCCCGCTGGGGCGGCGAGGAGTTCCTGCTGATCCTGCCGGACACGGTCCTCGCGGACGCGCACGCCCTCGCGGAACGCATGCGGCAGAGCGTGGAAGCGCACGTGTTCGACGAAGTGGGCGTGGCGACCATCAGCGCCGGCGTCGCGCAGGCAGAAGCCGACGAGGCCGCCCACGCCGTCCTGCGCCGCGCCGACGCCGCCCTCTACCGCGCCAAAGGGCAGGGTCGCAACCGCGTGATGGCCGACACCGAACCGCGCGGCGGCACCCGCGTGAGCCTGCCCGTCACGGGCGACTGA
- the carB gene encoding carbamoyl-phosphate synthase large subunit, giving the protein MPKRTDIQTILILGSGPIQIGQAAEFDYSGTQALKALRREGYRVVLVNSNPATIMTDPDLADATYLEPLTPEFVERVIALEKPDALLPTLGGQTALNLAMDLHERGTLEQYNVELIGAGVEAIKKGEDRELFQAAMKKIGVETARGKMVHSMDEAIEYQKELGLPVVIRPSFTLGGTGGGIAHTYEDFLRITEGGLRDSPVTSVLLEESILGWKEYELEVMRDTADTVIIITSIENFDPMGVHTGDSITVAPAQTLSDVEYQRLRDQSLAIIREIGVATGGSNIQFAVNPQNGRVIVIEMNPRVSRSSALASKATGFPIAKIAALLAVGYHLDELPNDITQVTPAAFEPTIDYVVTKIPRFAFEKFPGTPDHLGTQMRSVGEVMAIGRTFKESLQKALRSTEGDVRGGYATMSEDDLRALLYPNPRRLEAVLELLRRGESVDQLFDATKIDRWFLCQLKEIIDAESELLELGPIESWKYEYWREVKRLGFSDARIGEIVGKSELDVRALRKAAKATPVYKTVDTCAAEFEAHTPYHYSTYEWEDEVRSTDKPKVVILGSGPNRIGQGVEFDYATVHAVWALQQAGYETIMVNSNPETVSTDYDTADRLYFEPLTFEDVMNIVDHERPVGVIVQLGGQTPLKLARRLEDAGAPIIGTSPTTIHTAEDRASFNALCERLGIPQPKGKVAENAEQALQLAEALGFPLMARPSYVLGGRAMRTVRSMDELRTYLTEVYAAVEGQPSILLDQFLEGALELDVDTLCDGEHAVVAGVMEHIEAAGVHSGDSACILPPVHLSPELLAEVKATTERLARELGVRGLMNVQWAVKDGVPYILEANPRASRTVPFVSKAIGVPLAKYAALIAAGRTLADLNFTETPVPNMYSVKEVHLPFLKFSGVQPTLGPEMKSTGESMGIDADPDLAFYRAQLGVKSMLPVRGTALLLGDGLDQAAELLEGAGLIVTRTAGDALPDLLIDVTGSPLLRRALERGVPIVTTREAALWTARAIAAAVKADWTVTSLQTWLASTPQPA; this is encoded by the coding sequence ATGCCTAAGCGTACCGATATCCAGACGATCCTCATTCTCGGCAGCGGCCCCATCCAGATCGGGCAGGCTGCCGAGTTCGACTACTCGGGCACGCAGGCCTTGAAAGCCCTGCGGCGCGAGGGCTACCGCGTGGTGCTCGTCAACAGCAACCCCGCGACGATCATGACCGACCCGGACCTCGCGGACGCCACGTACCTCGAACCGCTCACCCCCGAGTTCGTCGAGCGCGTCATCGCCCTTGAGAAACCCGACGCGCTCCTCCCCACCCTCGGCGGCCAGACCGCCCTCAACCTCGCCATGGACCTCCACGAACGCGGCACGCTCGAGCAATACAACGTCGAGCTGATTGGCGCGGGCGTCGAAGCCATCAAAAAAGGCGAGGACCGCGAACTCTTCCAGGCAGCCATGAAAAAAATCGGCGTGGAAACCGCGCGCGGCAAGATGGTCCACAGCATGGACGAGGCCATCGAGTACCAGAAGGAACTCGGGCTGCCCGTCGTCATTCGCCCCAGCTTCACGCTCGGCGGCACCGGCGGCGGCATCGCGCACACCTACGAGGACTTCCTGCGCATCACCGAAGGCGGCCTGCGCGACAGCCCCGTCACCAGCGTCCTGCTCGAAGAAAGCATCCTCGGCTGGAAGGAATACGAACTGGAGGTGATGCGCGACACCGCCGACACGGTCATCATCATCACCAGCATCGAGAACTTCGACCCGATGGGCGTGCACACCGGCGACAGCATCACCGTGGCGCCCGCCCAGACGCTCAGCGACGTGGAGTACCAGAGGCTGCGCGACCAGTCCCTGGCGATCATCCGCGAGATCGGCGTCGCCACCGGCGGCAGCAACATCCAGTTCGCCGTGAACCCGCAGAACGGGCGCGTCATCGTCATCGAGATGAACCCGCGCGTGAGCCGCTCGTCGGCGCTCGCCAGCAAGGCCACCGGCTTCCCCATCGCGAAGATCGCCGCGCTGCTCGCCGTCGGGTACCACCTCGACGAACTCCCGAACGACATCACGCAGGTGACGCCCGCCGCGTTCGAGCCGACCATCGACTACGTCGTCACGAAAATCCCGCGGTTCGCGTTCGAGAAGTTCCCCGGCACCCCGGACCACCTCGGCACGCAGATGCGCTCGGTGGGCGAGGTCATGGCCATCGGCCGCACCTTCAAAGAGAGCCTGCAGAAGGCCCTCCGCAGCACCGAAGGTGACGTGCGCGGCGGGTACGCCACCATGAGCGAGGACGACCTGCGCGCGCTGCTGTACCCGAACCCGCGCCGCCTCGAAGCGGTGCTGGAACTGCTGCGCCGCGGCGAGAGCGTGGACCAGCTGTTCGACGCCACCAAGATCGACCGCTGGTTCCTGTGCCAGCTCAAGGAGATCATCGACGCGGAAAGTGAGCTGCTGGAACTCGGCCCGATTGAGAGCTGGAAGTACGAGTACTGGCGCGAGGTGAAACGCCTCGGCTTCAGCGACGCGCGCATCGGCGAGATCGTCGGCAAGAGCGAACTGGACGTCCGCGCGCTGCGCAAGGCCGCCAAAGCCACGCCCGTGTACAAGACCGTGGACACCTGCGCCGCCGAGTTCGAAGCGCACACCCCGTACCACTACTCCACGTACGAGTGGGAGGACGAGGTCCGCAGCACCGACAAACCCAAGGTCGTGATCCTGGGCAGCGGCCCGAACCGCATCGGGCAGGGCGTCGAGTTCGACTACGCCACCGTGCACGCCGTGTGGGCGCTGCAGCAGGCCGGGTACGAGACCATCATGGTCAACAGCAACCCGGAAACGGTCAGCACCGACTACGACACCGCTGACCGCCTGTACTTCGAGCCGCTCACGTTCGAGGACGTCATGAACATCGTCGACCACGAACGCCCGGTGGGCGTCATCGTGCAGCTCGGCGGGCAGACCCCCCTCAAGCTCGCACGCCGCCTGGAGGACGCGGGCGCGCCCATCATCGGCACGAGCCCCACCACCATCCACACCGCCGAGGACCGCGCCAGCTTCAACGCGCTGTGCGAGCGCCTCGGCATCCCGCAACCCAAAGGGAAGGTCGCCGAGAACGCCGAGCAAGCCCTCCAGCTCGCCGAAGCCCTCGGCTTCCCGCTGATGGCCCGCCCCAGCTACGTGCTCGGTGGGCGCGCCATGCGCACGGTGCGCAGCATGGACGAGCTGCGCACGTACCTCACGGAGGTGTACGCCGCCGTGGAAGGCCAGCCGAGCATCCTGCTCGACCAGTTCCTCGAAGGCGCCCTCGAGCTCGACGTGGACACCCTGTGCGACGGGGAGCACGCCGTCGTGGCGGGCGTCATGGAGCACATCGAGGCGGCGGGCGTGCACTCCGGCGACAGCGCCTGCATCCTGCCGCCCGTGCACCTGAGCCCCGAGCTGCTCGCCGAGGTCAAGGCCACCACCGAACGCCTCGCGCGTGAACTGGGCGTGCGCGGCCTGATGAACGTGCAGTGGGCCGTGAAGGACGGCGTGCCGTACATTCTGGAGGCGAACCCGCGCGCGAGCCGCACCGTGCCGTTCGTGAGCAAGGCCATCGGCGTGCCCCTCGCGAAGTACGCGGCGCTCATCGCCGCCGGGCGGACGCTGGCGGACCTGAACTTCACCGAAACGCCCGTGCCGAACATGTACAGCGTGAAGGAGGTGCACCTGCCGTTCCTGAAGTTCAGCGGCGTGCAACCCACCCTCGGGCCGGAAATGAAGAGCACCGGCGAAAGCATGGGCATCGACGCGGACCCGGACCTCGCGTTCTACCGCGCGCAGCTCGGCGTGAAGAGCATGCTGCCGGTGCGCGGCACGGCGCTGCTGCTCGGCGACGGCCTCGATCAGGCAGCCGAGCTGCTGGAGGGCGCGGGGCTGATCGTCACGCGCACGGCCGGTGACGCCCTGCCGGACCTGCTGATCGACGTGACGGGCTCGCCGCTGCTGCGGCGCGCGCTGGAGCGCGGCGTGCCCATCGTCACGACGCGCGAAGCGGCCCTGTGGACGGCACGCGCCATTGCCGCGGCCGTGAAGGCCGACTGGACCGTGACCAGCCTGCAGACGTGGCTGGCCAGCACCCCCCAGCCCGCCTGA
- a CDS encoding argininosuccinate synthase, which yields MNKPKIVLAYSGGLDTSIILKWLQTERGYDVVAFTADLGQGDEVEEARVKALNTGAVSAHALDLREEFVRDYVYPMFRTGALYEGYYLLGTSIARPLIAKKMVEIAQQEGAVAVSHGATGKGNDQVRFELSAYALQPDIITVAPWREWAFQGRADLEAFAHEHGIPVPTTKKDPWSTDANLLHISYEGGILEDPWAEPPAHMFKLTVDPQQAPDQPEYVEVEFERGNAVALNGERLSPADLLAKANQIAGAHGVGRLDLVENRFVGMKSRGVYETPGGTLLYHARRAVESVTLDREVLHQRDQLSPKYAELVYNGFWFAPEREALQVYFDAVAQAVTGTARLKLYKGSATVVGRKAPVSLYDKDLVSFEAGGDYNQHDAEAFIKLNALRLRVKARAEAKAAQNPEPAQV from the coding sequence ATGAACAAACCCAAAATCGTCCTCGCCTACAGCGGCGGCCTGGACACCAGCATCATCCTCAAATGGCTCCAGACCGAACGTGGCTACGACGTCGTCGCCTTCACCGCCGACCTCGGCCAGGGCGACGAAGTCGAAGAAGCGCGCGTCAAGGCGCTCAACACCGGCGCCGTCAGCGCCCACGCCCTCGACCTGCGCGAGGAATTCGTCCGCGACTACGTCTACCCGATGTTCCGCACCGGCGCCCTGTACGAGGGCTACTACCTGCTCGGCACCAGCATCGCGCGCCCGCTCATCGCCAAGAAAATGGTCGAGATCGCCCAGCAGGAAGGCGCCGTCGCCGTCTCCCACGGCGCTACCGGCAAAGGCAACGACCAGGTCCGCTTCGAACTGAGCGCCTACGCCCTGCAGCCGGACATCATCACCGTCGCGCCCTGGCGCGAATGGGCCTTCCAGGGCCGCGCCGACCTCGAAGCGTTCGCGCACGAGCACGGCATCCCCGTCCCCACCACCAAAAAGGACCCCTGGAGCACCGACGCGAACCTCCTGCACATCAGCTACGAGGGCGGCATCCTCGAAGACCCCTGGGCCGAGCCGCCCGCGCACATGTTCAAGCTCACCGTCGACCCGCAGCAGGCGCCCGACCAGCCTGAGTACGTCGAGGTCGAGTTCGAGCGCGGCAACGCCGTCGCCCTCAACGGTGAGCGCCTCAGCCCCGCCGACCTGCTCGCCAAAGCCAACCAGATTGCCGGCGCGCACGGCGTGGGCCGCCTCGACCTCGTCGAGAACCGCTTCGTCGGCATGAAGTCCCGCGGCGTGTACGAAACGCCCGGCGGCACCCTGCTGTACCACGCGCGCCGCGCCGTGGAGAGCGTCACCCTCGACCGCGAAGTTCTGCACCAGCGCGACCAGCTCTCCCCGAAATACGCCGAGCTCGTGTACAACGGCTTCTGGTTCGCGCCCGAACGCGAAGCGCTGCAGGTGTACTTCGACGCCGTCGCGCAGGCCGTCACCGGCACCGCCCGCCTCAAGCTCTACAAGGGCAGCGCCACCGTCGTGGGCCGCAAAGCGCCCGTCAGCCTGTACGACAAGGACCTCGTATCCTTCGAGGCGGGCGGCGACTACAACCAGCACGACGCCGAAGCCTTCATCAAGCTCAACGCCCTGAGATTGCGCGTGAAGGCCCGCGCCGAAGCGAAGGCCGCCCAGAACCCCGAGCCCGCCCAGGTCTGA
- a CDS encoding GNAT family N-acetyltransferase, with amino-acid sequence MTPAAPLTLRAATPDDAPAFHAVMMAAGMDPRSSWTRTTEAQLHAALSAPGAGGFIALDGTQALGIVGYRPDGHATLTLNKLAVRPEARGRGLGRQLVQAVERVAARGGYARVLLAVSQYNQSVLPLYAHLGYSVNPDARYAFASPLSPAPVVLVKAITGVPDGYTLRAATPDDASVIATQRERMFEDMGAPYGPGHTARFGPWVTDRLRSGTYLGFLIDHAAQAVAGAGLMLLDWPPGHLDAATHRAYLLNVYVQPQHRARGLARALVHAATRETRARGLRVLTLHASDAGRPLYEHLGFEPTNEMRLTLTEDQ; translated from the coding sequence GTGACGCCCGCCGCCCCCCTCACGCTGCGCGCCGCCACCCCCGACGACGCGCCCGCCTTCCACGCGGTGATGATGGCGGCGGGCATGGACCCCCGCAGCAGCTGGACGCGCACCACCGAAGCGCAGCTGCACGCGGCCCTCAGCGCCCCCGGCGCCGGCGGGTTCATCGCGCTCGACGGGACGCAGGCGCTCGGCATCGTCGGGTACCGCCCGGACGGCCACGCCACCCTCACCCTGAATAAGCTCGCGGTGCGGCCCGAAGCGCGCGGGCGCGGCCTCGGCCGGCAGCTCGTGCAGGCCGTGGAGCGCGTCGCCGCGCGCGGCGGGTACGCGCGGGTGCTGCTGGCCGTCAGCCAGTACAACCAGAGTGTCCTGCCGCTGTACGCGCACCTCGGGTACAGCGTCAACCCGGACGCCCGGTACGCGTTCGCCAGCCCGCTCAGCCCGGCCCCGGTGGTGCTGGTGAAAGCCATCACGGGCGTCCCGGACGGTTACACCCTGCGCGCCGCCACTCCAGACGACGCCAGCGTGATCGCCACCCAGCGCGAGCGGATGTTCGAGGACATGGGCGCCCCCTACGGCCCCGGACACACCGCGCGCTTCGGGCCGTGGGTGACGGACCGCCTGCGGAGCGGCACGTACCTCGGCTTCCTCATCGACCACGCCGCCCAAGCGGTCGCGGGGGCCGGCCTGATGCTCCTCGACTGGCCGCCCGGCCACCTCGACGCCGCCACGCACCGCGCGTACCTCCTGAACGTGTACGTGCAGCCGCAGCACCGAGCGCGCGGCCTCGCCCGCGCGCTCGTGCACGCCGCCACCCGCGAAACCCGCGCGCGCGGCCTCCGCGTGCTCACCCTGCACGCCAGCGACGCCGGCCGCCCTCTGTACGAGCACCTCGGCTTCGAGCCCACCAACGAGATGCGCCTGACCCTCACGGAGGACCAATGA
- the argH gene encoding argininosuccinate lyase has product MTTTTDKKLWGGRFAEATDGLVELYNASVPFDQRLAEQDVRGSLAHVAMLGAVGILQPDEVTAIEGGLHGILADIRAGTFEWRLDREDVHMNIEATLRDRIGPVAGKLHTARSRNDQVATDFRLFTKEAALDLAGKVRALRAVFVAEAHKHLTSNGGEPVILPGYTHLQVAQPILLSHWCLAYAEMLERDESRFRDAAARMNESPLGAAALAGTPWPLDRFQTASALGFARPTRNSLDSVGSRDFALEFLAAGSILAAHLSRLSEELILYSTFEFGFLTLPDSHTTGSSIMPQKKNPDVAELARAKSGRVFGALMGLLTVVKGTPLAYNKDLQEDKEPLFDAYDTLSITLRLFTDMLPRATWHAQATLAAAARGYSTATDLADFLARSGVPFREAHEIVGALVGLASRTGRQLWDLTDDEMRAAHPLLSADVAQAQLTVQASVAARASYGGTAPTQVRAQVDDAQRRLEVNA; this is encoded by the coding sequence ATGACCACGACAACCGACAAGAAACTCTGGGGCGGGCGGTTCGCCGAAGCCACCGACGGTCTGGTGGAGCTGTACAACGCCTCGGTCCCCTTCGACCAGCGCCTCGCCGAGCAGGACGTGCGCGGCTCCCTCGCGCACGTCGCCATGCTCGGCGCCGTCGGCATCCTCCAGCCCGACGAAGTCACCGCCATTGAGGGCGGCCTGCACGGCATCCTCGCGGACATCCGCGCCGGCACGTTCGAGTGGCGCCTGGACCGCGAGGACGTCCACATGAACATCGAGGCGACGCTGCGCGACCGCATCGGCCCGGTTGCCGGGAAGCTCCACACCGCTCGCAGCCGCAACGACCAGGTGGCCACCGATTTCCGCCTATTCACCAAGGAAGCCGCCCTGGACCTCGCCGGGAAGGTGCGCGCGCTGCGCGCCGTGTTCGTCGCCGAAGCGCACAAGCACCTCACCAGCAACGGCGGAGAGCCCGTGATCCTGCCCGGGTACACGCACCTGCAGGTCGCGCAGCCGATCCTGCTCAGCCACTGGTGCCTCGCGTACGCCGAAATGCTCGAGCGCGACGAAAGCCGCTTCCGCGACGCCGCCGCGCGCATGAACGAAAGCCCGCTCGGCGCCGCCGCGCTCGCCGGGACGCCCTGGCCACTCGACCGCTTCCAGACCGCTTCAGCGCTCGGCTTCGCCCGCCCCACCCGCAACAGCCTCGACTCGGTCGGCAGCCGCGACTTCGCCCTGGAGTTCCTCGCGGCGGGCAGCATCCTCGCGGCGCACCTCTCGCGCCTCAGCGAGGAACTGATCCTGTACTCCACCTTCGAGTTCGGTTTCCTGACCCTCCCGGACAGCCACACCACCGGCAGCAGCATCATGCCGCAGAAGAAAAACCCGGACGTCGCGGAACTCGCGCGCGCCAAATCCGGCCGAGTGTTCGGCGCGCTCATGGGCCTGCTCACCGTCGTGAAAGGCACGCCGCTCGCCTACAACAAGGACCTGCAGGAGGACAAGGAACCGCTGTTCGACGCGTACGACACCCTGAGCATCACGCTGCGCCTGTTCACGGACATGCTGCCACGCGCCACCTGGCACGCTCAGGCGACCCTCGCCGCCGCCGCCCGCGGGTACAGCACCGCCACGGACCTCGCGGACTTCCTCGCCCGCTCGGGCGTGCCGTTCCGCGAAGCGCACGAGATCGTCGGCGCCCTCGTCGGCCTCGCCAGCCGCACCGGCCGGCAGCTGTGGGACCTCACCGACGACGAAATGCGCGCCGCGCATCCCCTGCTCAGCGCCGACGTCGCGCAGGCGCAATTGACCGTGCAGGCCAGCGTCGCCGCGCGCGCCAGCTACGGCGGCACCGCCCCCACGCAGGTCCGCGCGCAGGTTGACGACGCCCAACGCCGCCTGGAGGTGAACGCATGA
- a CDS encoding GNAT family N-acetyltransferase, with protein MTLTATPTETEVKLSAATPADHDTIRALLNTCGLTTQSLNFDAPGTFWVARQDGRPVGCIGLEHGQGASLLRSTCVLPEARGLGVGRALVRSALTLATLRGDHGVYLFSNDAPDYWTRLGFSEVPSATLADVLPDAPQVLSGVTRGWIHEERAWHLELAPRPEQPEHLEEHEPQ; from the coding sequence ATGACCCTGACCGCCACCCCCACCGAAACCGAAGTGAAGCTCAGCGCCGCCACGCCCGCCGACCACGACACCATCCGCGCCCTGCTGAACACCTGCGGCCTCACCACGCAGAGCCTGAACTTCGACGCGCCCGGCACCTTCTGGGTGGCCCGGCAGGACGGCCGCCCGGTCGGGTGCATCGGCCTGGAGCACGGCCAGGGCGCCAGCCTGCTGCGCAGCACCTGCGTGCTGCCCGAGGCGCGCGGCCTCGGCGTGGGCCGCGCCCTCGTCCGCAGCGCCCTCACGCTCGCCACGCTGCGCGGCGACCACGGCGTGTACCTGTTCAGCAACGACGCGCCCGACTACTGGACGCGCCTCGGCTTCAGCGAGGTGCCGTCCGCCACCCTCGCGGACGTCCTGCCGGACGCGCCGCAGGTCCTGAGTGGCGTCACGCGCGGCTGGATTCACGAGGAGCGCGCGTGGCACCTCGAACTCGCCCCCCGCCCGGAGCAGCCGGAGCACCTCGAGGAGCACGAGCCGCAATGA
- a CDS encoding N-acetyltransferase: MTLSLDSIAVPELHPDAPLTTRKARLSDIDAIHELIGYWAARGRMLVRSKTLLAESIRDFTVIEAAPHAGKPGGIAGVGGLHLLARDLAEVRGLAVHPNMKGRGLGKALVLACEAEARDLALPALFAWTYEQTFFERCGFTRIDKTNLHPKVWSECQRCAFFENCNEIAMFKPLV; encoded by the coding sequence ATGACCCTCAGCCTGGACAGCATCGCCGTTCCCGAACTGCACCCGGACGCGCCGCTCACGACGCGCAAGGCGCGCCTGTCGGACATCGACGCCATCCACGAACTCATCGGGTACTGGGCCGCGCGCGGCCGCATGCTGGTGCGCAGCAAAACCCTGCTGGCCGAAAGCATCCGCGACTTCACCGTCATCGAGGCCGCGCCGCACGCCGGGAAACCCGGCGGCATCGCCGGCGTCGGCGGCCTGCACCTGCTCGCGCGAGACCTCGCGGAGGTGCGCGGCCTCGCCGTCCACCCGAACATGAAAGGCCGCGGGCTCGGCAAGGCCCTCGTGCTCGCCTGCGAAGCCGAAGCGCGCGACCTCGCCCTCCCGGCGCTGTTCGCGTGGACGTACGAACAGACCTTCTTCGAACGCTGCGGCTTCACGCGCATCGACAAGACGAACCTCCACCCGAAAGTGTGGAGCGAATGCCAGCGCTGTGCGTTCTTCGAGAACTGCAACGAGATCGCCATGTTCAAACCCCTCGTGTAG